In the genome of Gordonia rubripertincta, one region contains:
- a CDS encoding arginine repressor — MTAGAEPTENRLAATRAGRHARIIDILSTHQVRSQSELQRLLAQQGIEATQATLSRDLDELGAVKLRAADGGAGVYVVPEDGSPVRGVSGGTDRLSRLVSELLVSTDSSGNLAVLRTPPGAAHYLAAALDRARLPDVVGTIAGDDTIFVVAREPLDGAELARRIEGLV, encoded by the coding sequence GTGACCGCCGGAGCCGAACCCACGGAGAACCGCCTCGCCGCGACCCGCGCGGGGCGGCATGCGCGGATCATCGACATCCTGTCGACCCACCAGGTGCGCAGCCAGTCGGAGCTGCAGCGGTTGCTGGCCCAGCAAGGGATCGAAGCCACGCAGGCAACGCTGTCGCGCGACCTCGACGAACTCGGGGCCGTGAAGCTGCGGGCCGCCGACGGCGGTGCGGGTGTTTACGTGGTGCCGGAGGACGGTTCGCCGGTGCGCGGCGTGTCCGGCGGCACCGATCGTCTCTCCCGCCTCGTGTCGGAGCTGCTCGTCTCCACCGACAGCAGTGGCAACCTCGCCGTACTGCGTACGCCGCCGGGTGCCGCGCACTACCTGGCGGCCGCCCTCGACCGTGCCCGACTACCCGATGTGGTCGGCACGATCGCCGGTGACGACACGATCTTCGTCGTCGCCCGCGAGCCGCTCGACGGGGCCGAACTCGCCCGACGGATCGAGGGCCTCGTGTAG